Proteins encoded within one genomic window of Gambusia affinis linkage group LG09, SWU_Gaff_1.0, whole genome shotgun sequence:
- the LOC122837584 gene encoding cysteine-rich and transmembrane domain-containing protein 1-like, with protein MNFEQPPPYPGSGPSAPGYPGQGPPPQGYPPHGYPPQGYPVNMDQPNPAYPNYPAGPMGPEGPYPGPGQPPFQGYPGQPQYAWQGGPPPGPMYGEAPKNTVYVVEDRRRDDTGDTCLTACWTALCCCCLWDMLT; from the exons ATGAATTTCGAGCAGCCGCCTCCGTACCCAGGCAGTGGCCCTTCTGCTCCAGGCTACCCAGGCCAGGGCCCACCTCCTCAGGGCTACCCGCCCCACGGTTATCCTCCACAGGGATACCCAGTAAACATGGACCAGCCCAACCCAGCCTACCCCAACTACCCCGCTGGACCAATGGGTCCTGAAGGTCCCTATCCTGGCCCAGGACAGCCCCCATTCCAGGGATATCCAGGCCAGCCACAGTATGCCTGGCAGGGTGGACCCCCTCCTGGACCCATGTATGGGGAAGCCCCAAAAAACACAG TGTATGTGGTGGAGGACAGAAGAAGGGACGACACAGGGGACACCTGCCTGACGGCCTGCTGGACGGcgctgtgctgctgctgtctctGGGACATGTTGACATAA